A DNA window from Agarivorans sp. TSD2052 contains the following coding sequences:
- a CDS encoding sterol desaturase family protein: MMHSPDFWRMIIFVGLLAIFMLLEFYKPKHTRRMARSQRWPANLSLIAINAVVLKLIFPVSAVTFALWIQQMQFGVLNLLALPWFIAIPLAVVLLDLAIYWQHRLFHQSSLLWRVHRMHHVDPDYDVTLGLRFHPIEIVLSMIIKFTVIALLGAPMMAVFVFEIILNAMAMFNHSNIRLPIKVDAKLRLLLVTPDMHRVHHSTLRDEHNANYGFNLSCWDRWFNSYVAQPKLGHQDIQFGLSSWRKAQDNRQLKGLLSLPFRSSK, translated from the coding sequence ATGATGCACTCTCCCGATTTTTGGCGAATGATCATCTTCGTCGGCCTATTAGCAATTTTTATGCTGTTAGAGTTTTATAAACCTAAACACACACGCCGCATGGCGCGCAGCCAACGCTGGCCAGCTAATTTATCACTGATTGCCATAAATGCCGTAGTACTAAAACTAATATTTCCTGTTTCCGCAGTAACATTTGCGCTGTGGATCCAACAAATGCAATTTGGTGTATTAAATTTACTCGCGCTACCTTGGTTTATTGCGATTCCTTTAGCGGTGGTGCTGCTCGATCTTGCTATATATTGGCAACACCGACTGTTTCATCAATCTTCTTTGTTGTGGCGTGTACATAGAATGCATCACGTAGATCCTGACTATGACGTGACTTTGGGTTTACGCTTTCACCCCATAGAAATCGTTCTCTCGATGATAATAAAATTTACCGTTATTGCCCTATTAGGCGCACCAATGATGGCGGTGTTTGTGTTTGAGATAATCTTAAATGCAATGGCAATGTTTAATCACAGCAACATTCGCTTGCCAATAAAAGTAGATGCCAAGCTAAGATTACTGTTAGTAACACCAGATATGCACCGAGTTCATCACTCAACCTTAAGAGATGAACACAACGCTAATTATGGCTTCAATTTATCCTGTTGGGACCGCTGGTTTAATAGTTATGTTGCCCAGCCCAAACTTGGCCATCAAGATATCCAGTTCGGTTTGAGCTCTTGGCGCAAAGCCCAAGACAATCGCCAGCTAAAAGGTTTACTCAGCCTACCTTTTCGCTCTTCTAAGTAA
- a CDS encoding GAF domain-containing protein, which yields MDLHQWLQQAAEAFNMQLAIISDIDDNRYVVVEAYSSLDLVKAGDEFAVDMTYCANVVNLGKIVAYEQVGAMTKMCLHPCYQAMHLESYIGIPLVVKNKIIGTLNFSSLEPRTVPFEKQDIQMMEFFASQYLEYREAEPSHELPKC from the coding sequence ATGGATTTGCATCAGTGGTTACAGCAAGCAGCAGAAGCCTTTAATATGCAGTTAGCGATCATTAGCGATATTGATGATAATCGTTATGTGGTTGTAGAAGCTTATTCCAGTTTAGACTTAGTAAAGGCGGGCGATGAGTTTGCTGTTGATATGACCTATTGCGCAAATGTAGTAAACCTTGGCAAAATCGTCGCTTATGAACAAGTTGGAGCGATGACCAAAATGTGTTTACACCCTTGTTATCAGGCCATGCACTTAGAAAGCTATATTGGTATCCCGCTAGTTGTAAAAAACAAAATCATCGGCACGCTTAACTTTTCATCACTGGAACCTAGAACGGTACCTTTTGAAAAGCAGGACATACAGATGATGGAGTTTTTTGCTTCTCAGTACCTAGAATATAGAGAGGCCGAACCTTCCCATGAGTTGCCTAAATGTTGA
- a CDS encoding diguanylate cyclase: MYWLKLCALLLWSIVVSEAQAKTQKVLVLHSYHQGLEWTDSISEGIKSVFSSKNRNIEVYFEYLDSKRNTGTLYTKKQIELFRAKSDQTPFDLIITSDNNALEFVRQHNAELYPDIPIVFCGVNFFQTALIQGLEQVTGVVEEADVIGTIELMLSVHPKTKEIIIVVDKTTTGLAIKQSLSGLQDHFSQRVAIRFYSDFTWQQLPKYISSLNTRTLIYLLSFNRDDNNEFVSYLDGIDIVNGAAKVPLYGSWDFFLGKGILGGVITSGKEQGQKAAELALAILSGTPANQIEIVQNLVYQTVFDYNLMQRFAVRPATLPDNVHIINQPAGLLEQIANIPLWLKLSMLMTLGLMLLLMAMLKLRQSLILKSNLLLDKKVKVKTAELERANSQLKEITNTDELTGIFNRRFVFEQLSQELHVSNIRNSPLSVVMVDIDYFKRINDQYGHLFGDEVLHCIANCIAGSLRQCDTVGRYGGEEFLVILPSTPYSAAFALAERIRCNVADIQWKKGELKVTLSCGVATAEKHSETELLKLADECLYQAKAEGRNRVR; this comes from the coding sequence ATGTATTGGTTAAAACTTTGCGCTTTACTGCTTTGGTCTATTGTTGTCAGTGAAGCGCAAGCAAAAACACAGAAAGTACTGGTTTTGCACTCTTATCATCAGGGCTTAGAGTGGACGGACAGTATTAGTGAAGGCATAAAGTCTGTCTTTTCATCCAAAAACCGTAACATAGAAGTCTATTTCGAATACCTTGATTCCAAGCGTAATACAGGGACGCTTTATACCAAAAAACAGATTGAATTGTTTAGAGCTAAAAGTGATCAAACCCCTTTTGATTTAATTATTACGTCCGATAACAACGCCCTTGAGTTTGTCCGTCAGCATAATGCTGAGTTATATCCGGATATTCCTATTGTTTTTTGTGGGGTGAATTTTTTTCAAACGGCACTCATTCAGGGCTTAGAACAAGTCACCGGCGTCGTTGAAGAAGCCGATGTCATCGGCACCATAGAATTGATGTTGAGCGTTCACCCTAAAACAAAAGAAATCATAATTGTCGTTGATAAAACCACTACAGGTTTAGCTATCAAGCAAAGCTTGTCTGGGCTGCAAGATCATTTTTCTCAACGTGTGGCTATAAGGTTTTATAGCGATTTTACCTGGCAGCAACTTCCTAAATATATCTCATCATTAAACACAAGAACGCTGATCTACTTATTGTCATTCAATCGTGATGATAACAATGAATTTGTTTCTTATCTTGATGGTATTGATATCGTTAATGGTGCGGCTAAAGTGCCCTTATATGGCTCGTGGGATTTTTTTCTAGGAAAAGGTATCTTGGGTGGCGTCATTACCTCCGGTAAAGAACAGGGTCAGAAAGCCGCTGAATTAGCGTTAGCGATCCTATCGGGTACCCCTGCAAATCAAATTGAGATTGTTCAGAACTTAGTTTATCAAACAGTGTTTGATTATAACTTAATGCAGCGATTTGCTGTGAGACCAGCAACGCTCCCCGACAACGTGCATATTATTAATCAGCCCGCAGGGCTACTGGAGCAAATAGCAAACATCCCACTATGGCTTAAGCTCAGTATGCTGATGACACTAGGTTTAATGCTACTGCTAATGGCGATGTTAAAGCTTAGGCAATCGCTGATCTTAAAGTCAAACCTACTACTAGATAAAAAAGTAAAAGTTAAAACCGCTGAGCTTGAACGGGCAAACAGTCAGCTCAAGGAAATAACGAATACCGATGAGCTAACCGGTATTTTTAATCGTAGGTTTGTATTTGAACAGCTATCCCAAGAGTTACATGTCAGTAATATCAGGAATTCGCCGTTGTCAGTTGTGATGGTTGATATCGATTATTTTAAGCGAATCAATGATCAATATGGGCACCTATTTGGTGATGAAGTTCTGCACTGCATCGCTAATTGCATAGCGGGCTCTCTTCGCCAATGCGATACGGTAGGCCGCTATGGCGGGGAGGAATTTTTGGTGATATTGCCTAGCACCCCTTACTCAGCGGCATTTGCTTTAGCAGAGCGAATCCGTTGCAACGTGGCAGATATACAATGGAAAAAGGGAGAACTAAAAGTCACCTTAAGTTGTGGGGTAGCCACCGCTGAAAAGCATAGCGAAACCGAGTTATTAAAACTGGCTGATGAGTGTTTATATCAAGCCAAAGCTGAGGGTAGAAACAGAGTCAGATGA
- a CDS encoding lysine exporter LysO family protein yields the protein MYSSLFMILGALVIGYAIPVTHSTTLSLVRRLSSWMLYLILFLMGFGLAFIDNLGQNIVQIFSQAVTLISLLLLFNVTALWLIGRHLAMPKAEPMHKQSSSKLAMFKEPLLLIALLVVGLISGLTYQQPLPAQEVLAEYALIVLIFCIGVELRSAGISVRQLLLNRRGLIISLVVVLSSLPAGALTAWLFNLPLNIGLAMSSGFGWYSLSGALLSEATTPLIGSTVFFADLSRELITLLLIPTLMQRSSAATIGYAGATAMDFSLPMLQRAGGNQLVPAAIASGFILSLLCPIMILVLVNL from the coding sequence ATGTATAGCAGTTTATTTATGATTTTAGGAGCATTAGTTATAGGTTATGCAATTCCTGTAACACATAGCACCACATTAAGCCTAGTTCGCCGACTAAGCAGCTGGATGCTTTACCTGATTTTGTTTTTGATGGGCTTTGGGCTAGCGTTTATCGACAACCTTGGTCAAAACATCGTTCAAATATTTAGCCAAGCCGTCACCCTAATTTCCTTATTACTGCTGTTCAACGTCACTGCGCTTTGGCTGATAGGCCGCCATTTGGCGATGCCCAAAGCCGAACCGATGCATAAGCAAAGTTCTAGCAAACTAGCGATGTTTAAAGAACCCTTATTACTGATCGCCCTGCTGGTAGTAGGTTTAATATCGGGCTTAACCTATCAGCAGCCACTACCTGCTCAGGAGGTGTTAGCCGAATACGCCCTGATTGTCTTAATATTTTGTATTGGTGTAGAGCTCCGCAGTGCAGGTATTAGTGTCAGGCAGCTGTTACTTAATCGACGTGGGCTGATTATTTCTCTGGTTGTAGTATTGAGCTCTCTGCCCGCTGGCGCACTGACGGCTTGGCTATTTAATTTACCGCTCAATATTGGCTTAGCCATGAGCAGTGGCTTTGGCTGGTACTCTTTGTCGGGTGCATTACTTAGTGAAGCCACTACGCCACTCATTGGTAGCACCGTTTTTTTTGCTGATTTAAGCCGAGAGCTGATCACCCTGTTATTGATACCTACACTTATGCAGCGTTCTTCGGCTGCAACCATTGGTTATGCAGGGGCCACCGCCATGGACTTTTCTCTACCAATGCTGCAACGTGCTGGCGGCAATCAATTGGTGCCAGCCGCAATTGCTAGCGGCTTTATATTAAGCCTACTCTGCCCAATCATGATTCTGGTACTAGTGAATTTATAA